A DNA window from Chitinibacter fontanus contains the following coding sequences:
- a CDS encoding 6-pyruvoyl trahydropterin synthase family protein — protein sequence MLIRKLFKFENAHIVRNCSSERCRTSIHGHSYKVEVLLEAHALDHGQMVYDFGLMKGTIRDVIDAFDHAVCFWDKDDAEYIRLCQQFSARWISMPVSPSAEQFARLFFVIIDRILAQTIMSNGEADVRLHSIIAHETDTGYAQAFREDAYNPRMGDIKLEDIVFSAQCQQEWHDPEMYTKLLQQTPFNNPAVPLQVKA from the coding sequence ATGCTGATTCGTAAACTATTTAAATTTGAAAATGCGCACATTGTGCGTAATTGTTCTTCAGAGCGCTGCCGGACTTCCATTCATGGCCACAGCTATAAAGTAGAAGTGCTACTGGAGGCGCATGCACTGGATCATGGGCAGATGGTTTACGATTTCGGACTGATGAAAGGCACGATTCGTGATGTGATCGACGCCTTTGATCATGCGGTCTGCTTTTGGGATAAGGATGATGCCGAGTACATCCGCCTATGCCAGCAGTTCTCAGCACGCTGGATTTCAATGCCGGTGTCACCCTCTGCAGAGCAATTTGCACGGCTGTTTTTCGTGATTATCGACCGGATTCTGGCGCAAACCATTATGAGCAATGGCGAAGCAGATGTGCGCTTGCATTCAATTATTGCCCACGAAACCGACACGGGCTATGCGCAGGCCTTCCGAGAGGATGCCTACAACCCGCGCATGGGCGACATTAAACTGGAAGACATCGTTTTCTCGGCCCAATGCCAACAAGAATGGCACGACCCCGAGATGTACACCAAATTACTGCAACAAACACCGTTTAATAATCCGGCTGTCCCATTGCAAGTTAAAGCATAA
- a CDS encoding VanZ family protein: MPRLPPIRYLARQAEPTRISPFFFAVSLLLVLIVSLFPFSNWRFTGEPVFAFFSYPFPYYMTVFDNAVNVLAYIPLGLGLVLMFRNRWLAAIFAVIGCALISSSIEFTQQFLPGRIASNVDILSNTTGGAIGVMIGLVLRSRRWMQRWFIFRHELLAPGRMMEWGLVWLVLWFVAQLDPTQPFLGVVVEARGLPQPFVTPIADAGLFLRVLESSGMMLNLAGVGLFVSVLLAYGRDIPRAIALVLSLALLLKMTFAGMLLKPEQFFAWLNLNIVLGGLCGALLLAISWKLQRRYRAFLGVVCLSLATVISLVWPLSPQLVATLPLFKWQYGHLLHFSGLAQIVGDIWPFGAILLLLWYLLGRVTTD; this comes from the coding sequence ATGCCGCGCCTTCCGCCAATTCGCTATTTAGCACGCCAAGCAGAGCCCACCCGGATATCTCCCTTTTTCTTTGCGGTATCCTTGTTGCTGGTGCTGATCGTTAGCCTGTTCCCCTTCTCTAATTGGCGTTTTACTGGCGAGCCGGTCTTTGCTTTCTTTAGCTATCCATTTCCGTATTACATGACGGTGTTTGATAACGCGGTCAATGTACTGGCCTATATTCCACTCGGTCTTGGCTTGGTTTTGATGTTCCGCAATCGCTGGTTGGCAGCAATTTTCGCAGTGATTGGCTGTGCGCTTATCTCTAGCTCGATTGAATTTACCCAGCAATTCTTACCAGGGCGCATCGCATCCAACGTAGATATCTTAAGCAACACCACCGGTGGCGCGATTGGGGTCATGATTGGTTTAGTCTTGCGAAGCCGACGCTGGATGCAGCGCTGGTTTATTTTCCGGCATGAGCTGCTGGCACCGGGCCGCATGATGGAGTGGGGCTTGGTGTGGTTGGTCTTGTGGTTTGTGGCGCAGCTGGACCCCACCCAACCATTTTTAGGGGTGGTGGTTGAGGCACGTGGTCTGCCTCAGCCCTTTGTGACACCGATTGCCGATGCGGGGTTATTTCTACGTGTACTCGAATCGAGTGGGATGATGCTTAATTTGGCTGGGGTGGGTTTGTTTGTATCTGTCTTGCTAGCCTATGGCCGGGACATTCCACGTGCTATTGCTTTGGTTCTGAGTCTTGCGCTGCTACTTAAAATGACCTTTGCGGGGATGTTGCTTAAACCTGAGCAATTCTTTGCCTGGCTAAACCTCAATATAGTACTGGGGGGCTTGTGCGGGGCTCTGCTACTGGCTATTTCATGGAAATTGCAGCGACGCTACCGCGCATTTCTAGGGGTGGTTTGCTTAAGTCTGGCTACGGTCATCAGCCTAGTTTGGCCGCTGAGTCCGCAACTGGTAGCAACTTTACCGCTGTTTAAATGGCAGTATGGCCATTTATTACACTTTAGCGGTTTGGCACAAATTGTCGGTGATATCTGGCCATTTGGCGCGATATTGTTATTGCTGTGGTATCTGCTAGGGCGAGTAACAACTGATTAG
- a CDS encoding polyamine ABC transporter substrate-binding protein: MKKILLALMLATGAVQSAQAEDVLHLYNWNNYITPETVKNFEASCKCKVVQDYYGAMEEMLAKLSAGAKGYDVVIPTGFAIPPLVKQNLVQPLDKSKLPNAKNLNPAFLDAAFDKGNQYSLPYAFTTTLVGYNDKKIKELGIDPGSWSIIFDPAVLAKIKGKVTVLDDSREVFAAALMYNGFSANSTKPEELKKAQETIIKAKPFWAAFNGQSYIKELTLGNIWVAHGYSNDMFQANTDAKAAKRPFGVAYSLQKEGNTLSVDNMMVLKSAPRPDLAIKFINFMLDGKNSAQLTNLIGSGNPNSSAAQFVKPEVKSISAVFPSADNMKKLQQLNALEGKALRDLGRMWTQVKTAK; encoded by the coding sequence ATGAAAAAGATTCTATTGGCCTTAATGTTGGCAACTGGCGCGGTGCAGAGCGCTCAAGCAGAAGATGTGCTGCATTTGTATAACTGGAACAACTACATTACGCCAGAAACCGTTAAAAATTTTGAAGCCAGCTGCAAATGTAAAGTGGTGCAAGATTATTACGGTGCAATGGAAGAAATGCTGGCTAAGTTGTCGGCCGGTGCCAAGGGTTATGATGTGGTAATCCCGACTGGTTTTGCGATTCCACCGCTCGTGAAGCAAAATTTGGTTCAGCCACTGGATAAAAGCAAGCTGCCAAATGCCAAGAATCTGAATCCAGCATTTTTGGATGCCGCGTTTGATAAAGGTAATCAGTATTCTCTGCCGTATGCCTTCACCACCACTTTGGTTGGCTACAATGACAAAAAAATCAAAGAGCTAGGTATTGACCCAGGCTCTTGGTCGATTATTTTCGATCCCGCGGTACTGGCTAAAATCAAAGGTAAAGTAACGGTATTGGACGACAGCCGTGAGGTTTTTGCGGCCGCCTTGATGTATAACGGTTTTTCTGCCAACTCAACCAAGCCCGAAGAGCTGAAAAAAGCGCAAGAAACCATCATTAAAGCGAAACCATTCTGGGCCGCATTCAATGGCCAGAGCTACATCAAAGAGCTGACCCTCGGTAATATCTGGGTGGCACACGGCTATTCGAACGATATGTTCCAAGCCAATACGGATGCTAAAGCCGCAAAACGCCCATTTGGTGTGGCTTACAGTCTGCAAAAAGAAGGCAACACTTTATCGGTGGATAATATGATGGTGCTGAAGTCTGCGCCACGTCCTGATTTGGCAATCAAATTTATCAACTTCATGCTTGATGGTAAGAATTCTGCGCAGCTCACCAATTTGATCGGTTCGGGTAACCCAAATAGTTCGGCAGCACAATTTGTAAAGCCTGAAGTAAAATCGATTAGTGCGGTATTTCCAAGTGCTGACAATATGAAAAAATTGCAGCAGTTGAATGCCTTAGAAGGTAAAGCCTTGCGCGATTTGGGTCGTATGTGGACTCAAGTAAAAACAGCTAAATAA
- a CDS encoding ABC transporter permease, which yields MHSKQSKWLWAAALFAYAFLYLPLIIVVVYSFNDSKLNAEWVGFTFKWYEILFHDAQMLTAARNSLLIGLITSICATVFGTLAGLAMYKYKLRLLPLLVLTPIAIPEILMGVSLLIFFVMLNMTLGLVSVTLAHIAFCIGFVAIVVRSRLQGMDESLVEAARDLGATPVQAFRLVTMPLIMPGIIAGALMAFTLSIDDFVITFFTAGAGASTLPLQIYSMIRIAVTPEVNAISTLLMLLTLCLILLASKLAPSALRAE from the coding sequence ATGCACTCTAAGCAATCGAAATGGCTGTGGGCCGCGGCCCTATTTGCGTACGCATTTTTATATCTGCCGCTGATTATTGTGGTGGTGTATTCATTCAATGATTCAAAATTAAATGCGGAATGGGTGGGGTTTACCTTCAAATGGTATGAAATCCTATTCCATGATGCACAAATGCTCACCGCGGCACGCAATTCTTTGCTGATTGGTCTAATCACCAGCATCTGCGCCACTGTGTTTGGTACCTTAGCAGGTTTGGCTATGTATAAATACAAGCTGCGCTTGTTGCCGCTGCTGGTACTCACACCGATAGCGATCCCGGAAATTTTGATGGGCGTTTCACTATTGATCTTCTTCGTGATGCTCAATATGACCCTCGGCCTGGTTTCCGTCACTTTGGCTCACATTGCGTTTTGTATTGGTTTTGTGGCGATTGTGGTCCGTTCGCGCTTGCAGGGTATGGATGAGTCCTTGGTGGAAGCCGCGCGAGATTTGGGCGCAACACCGGTGCAAGCATTTCGTCTGGTGACGATGCCATTGATCATGCCCGGTATTATTGCGGGCGCTTTAATGGCGTTTACGCTGTCTATTGATGACTTCGTAATTACCTTCTTTACCGCTGGTGCCGGAGCTTCTACCTTACCGCTGCAGATTTACTCGATGATCCGCATTGCCGTAACGCCAGAAGTAAATGCGATTTCTACTCTGTTGATGCTGCTCACCCTGTGTTTAATTCTACTTGCGAGCAAGCTGGCTCCGAGTGCCTTGCGCGCAGAATAA
- a CDS encoding ABC transporter permease — protein sequence MAKSNRLNKWLISGPPLLYLLIFFAIPSLIMAFAAFRFPGDYGGLLPLIGPNPETGANEILVNASNWRDYLTFENFGRFFEDSIYVELFVKSFWYAGITTLVCLLLAYPLAWLIARSPKKYRDLMILLVILPFWSNFLIRVYAWMIILGPQGYFTMAINQVLGLIGIGPVQLMFSHFAVIIVLVYVHLPFMVLPLYANLEKHDLALLDAAQDLGASAWQRFWKVTWPLSLPGVWAGAALVFIPALGMFAVPDLIGGTDGIMIGNLIKQQFLDSRDWPFGSVLSIMLTLAVLGLAGLAALIGRGGKRNAL from the coding sequence ATGGCGAAGTCAAATCGACTCAATAAGTGGCTGATCTCAGGGCCTCCATTATTGTATTTGTTGATCTTTTTTGCGATCCCCTCGCTGATTATGGCCTTTGCTGCCTTCCGTTTTCCTGGGGATTACGGTGGTTTGCTGCCATTGATAGGGCCGAATCCAGAAACGGGCGCGAATGAGATTTTGGTTAATGCCAGTAATTGGCGTGATTACCTGACATTTGAAAACTTTGGCCGGTTTTTTGAAGACTCGATTTATGTTGAGCTCTTTGTTAAATCATTTTGGTATGCCGGTATTACCACTTTAGTGTGTTTACTACTTGCATACCCTTTGGCCTGGCTTATTGCCCGTAGCCCCAAAAAATACCGCGATTTGATGATTTTGCTGGTGATTTTGCCGTTCTGGAGTAATTTTCTGATCCGTGTGTACGCATGGATGATTATTCTGGGGCCCCAAGGCTATTTCACCATGGCAATCAACCAAGTATTGGGGCTGATTGGTATTGGCCCGGTGCAGCTGATGTTTAGTCACTTTGCCGTGATTATCGTGCTGGTGTATGTGCATTTACCATTTATGGTCTTGCCCTTGTATGCCAATTTGGAAAAACACGATCTGGCATTACTCGATGCAGCACAAGATCTAGGGGCATCTGCTTGGCAGCGTTTCTGGAAGGTGACTTGGCCGCTATCCCTCCCGGGGGTATGGGCAGGTGCAGCCTTGGTGTTCATTCCGGCCTTGGGGATGTTTGCAGTGCCAGATCTGATTGGCGGAACTGATGGAATCATGATTGGTAATTTGATTAAGCAGCAATTCTTGGATAGCCGAGATTGGCCATTTGGTTCGGTGCTATCAATTATGCTGACGCTAGCTGTATTGGGTTTGGCGGGGTTGGCTGCTTTGATTGGCCGCGGAGGGAAGCGTAATGCACTCTAA
- a CDS encoding ABC transporter ATP-binding protein, with protein MALLEIRDVVKRFGDFTAVNHVSLSVEAGEFFTLLGPSGCGKTTLLRMLAGFEQPDSGEIVLDGVNVAGVPPEKRPVHTVFQNYALFPHMTVAQNIAFPLKMANVGAEEIKQRVTEVLEDVRLSQFATRFPNELSGGQRQRVAIARALVNRPRLLLLDEPLSALDAKLREEMQIELINLQKEVGITFVYVTHDQGEALALSHRIAVMNKGEVAQLDAPETIYSYPKSRFVADFIGQCNLLDATIKSIGTDRMQVEIAGVGVAETLPVAGAQVGQSGCLTLRPEKIKLGATLPSGDADEVHFKGKVHDCLYLGDVTIYIVELDNGMLVETMLPNSAPGRAKFFDDNDLVELAWRFDAGHFILA; from the coding sequence ATGGCGCTGCTTGAGATTCGGGATGTTGTAAAACGCTTTGGTGATTTTACAGCGGTTAACCACGTTAGCCTCTCGGTAGAGGCGGGTGAGTTTTTTACGCTATTGGGGCCATCCGGTTGCGGTAAAACCACATTGCTCAGGATGTTGGCGGGGTTTGAACAGCCTGATTCGGGTGAGATTGTGCTCGATGGCGTGAATGTGGCAGGGGTTCCGCCGGAAAAACGTCCAGTGCATACCGTGTTTCAAAATTACGCGCTATTTCCGCATATGACGGTTGCGCAGAATATTGCCTTTCCCTTGAAAATGGCCAATGTAGGCGCCGAGGAAATTAAACAACGCGTCACCGAGGTGTTGGAAGACGTGCGTCTGAGCCAATTTGCGACTCGCTTCCCGAACGAGTTGTCCGGTGGCCAACGTCAGCGGGTAGCGATTGCCCGTGCGCTGGTTAATCGTCCGCGCTTGCTGTTGCTCGACGAGCCGTTGTCGGCGCTGGATGCCAAGTTGCGCGAAGAGATGCAGATCGAGCTGATTAATCTGCAAAAAGAAGTCGGCATTACCTTTGTGTATGTCACGCACGACCAAGGTGAAGCGCTGGCACTCTCGCATCGCATCGCCGTAATGAATAAAGGCGAAGTGGCGCAGCTTGATGCGCCTGAGACGATCTATAGCTACCCGAAAAGCCGCTTTGTTGCTGACTTTATCGGCCAGTGTAATTTGCTCGATGCCACGATTAAATCCATCGGTACTGACCGCATGCAAGTCGAGATTGCCGGCGTTGGTGTCGCGGAAACCTTGCCAGTGGCTGGCGCACAAGTGGGACAATCAGGTTGCCTGACTTTGCGGCCGGAAAAAATCAAACTGGGTGCCACGTTGCCCAGCGGTGATGCAGATGAAGTGCATTTCAAAGGCAAGGTGCACGATTGCCTCTATCTGGGTGATGTGACGATTTATATCGTTGAGCTGGATAACGGGATGCTGGTGGAAACCATGTTGCCAAACTCGGCGCCAGGGCGAGCCAAGTTTTTTGATGATAATGACCTCGTTGAACTGGCATGGCGTTTTGACGCTGGCCATTTCATTTTGGCGTGA
- a CDS encoding HD-GYP domain-containing protein, with protein sequence METRIHVLDLQKGLFVAELDRPWLDTPFLMQGFLLETPQQLEQLREHCEYVTVDLARSTGGIVRWANLAAGLKPIHSEFNSPNISALIRSPVEEKERQERISVLRELRRLFSGLFKRNEQDGNPSPGLSQRHEAPIVLYDREEKVELELPKAQAVHRASREFMQSLLEAVRCDLQPKIEDANLVVNDLVDSIVRNPNALLLLTQLKDRDQYSYSHAIDTAVYLLAFGRHLGYPIEELKKLGLAGLMLDIGKVKLPTELLNRTGRYTQAEFMLMKTHVTHSLDILGQMDGVPLDVVDMVARHHERYDGSGYPNGLKAEEIGMFASMAGIVDCFTALTSERNYSDAKPAHEALQLLYKWSEKYFHPALIEQFAQCVGIFHVGTLVELSTGEVGIVIGQNRVRRLKPKLMIILGSDKQPYAKPHTLDLITNPTAPNGLPISLRRELSRGAYNIDPREYFLE encoded by the coding sequence TTGGAAACTCGCATCCACGTTCTTGATCTCCAAAAAGGCTTGTTTGTTGCTGAGCTTGACCGCCCTTGGCTAGACACGCCATTTTTAATGCAAGGCTTTTTGCTGGAGACCCCACAGCAACTAGAACAACTGCGTGAACATTGTGAATATGTAACCGTTGATTTAGCTCGCTCAACCGGGGGTATTGTTCGCTGGGCCAATCTCGCTGCTGGTTTAAAGCCTATACATAGCGAATTTAATTCACCCAACATCAGCGCACTCATTCGCAGCCCAGTCGAAGAGAAAGAACGCCAAGAGCGAATCAGCGTACTGCGCGAGCTACGGCGACTTTTCTCTGGCTTGTTTAAACGTAATGAACAGGATGGCAATCCTTCTCCAGGCCTCAGCCAGCGCCACGAAGCGCCAATTGTGCTCTATGACCGGGAAGAGAAAGTTGAGCTTGAGCTCCCCAAAGCACAAGCAGTTCACCGTGCCTCGCGGGAATTTATGCAAAGCCTGCTTGAGGCAGTACGCTGCGATCTGCAACCCAAAATCGAGGACGCCAATCTGGTCGTCAATGATTTGGTCGATTCGATTGTGCGCAATCCCAACGCCCTACTGCTGCTCACCCAACTAAAAGATCGCGATCAATATAGCTATTCACATGCAATTGATACGGCCGTTTACCTGCTCGCATTTGGCCGCCATCTGGGCTATCCGATTGAAGAATTAAAAAAACTAGGCTTAGCGGGCTTGATGCTCGATATTGGCAAGGTCAAGCTGCCAACCGAACTACTCAACCGTACCGGGCGTTATACCCAAGCAGAATTCATGCTGATGAAAACGCATGTAACGCACAGTCTGGATATCCTAGGGCAAATGGATGGGGTACCGCTGGATGTGGTCGATATGGTGGCGCGACATCATGAGCGTTACGATGGCAGCGGCTACCCTAACGGCTTAAAAGCCGAAGAAATCGGCATGTTTGCTAGCATGGCTGGCATTGTCGATTGCTTTACCGCGCTCACCAGCGAGCGCAATTATTCCGACGCCAAGCCCGCCCATGAAGCATTGCAATTGCTCTACAAATGGAGCGAAAAATACTTCCACCCGGCCCTGATTGAGCAATTTGCCCAGTGCGTTGGTATTTTCCACGTCGGTACCTTAGTTGAGCTATCCACCGGTGAAGTCGGGATTGTCATTGGTCAAAATCGGGTACGGCGCTTGAAGCCCAAATTGATGATTATTCTGGGTAGCGATAAACAGCCGTATGCCAAACCACATACGCTTGATTTGATTACCAACCCTACCGCACCAAACGGGCTACCGATCTCACTCCGGCGCGAGTTATCGCGCGGTGCCTACAATATTGATCCACGCGAGTATTTCCTGGAGTAG
- a CDS encoding putative bifunctional diguanylate cyclase/phosphodiesterase has protein sequence MPQRPIDSISSAITPRHLLDESITQGIELSGTHRKSAVIYLELRHLHPGHYRDRLIELMVSRLKTVLRNGDLLFQLDSHSVVLLLNQLSGLSHATLAAHRAQQVLQEASADGQKLYPQIGIAIAPDHGVDSEALIDAAKLAAHQFAQEHIGIYDPERDWLGQQLLRLEIPLREALHQNAFHLAFQPQVDQQTTLTTGLEVLLRWDNPILGSISPYEIISVTEHLGLMDRLTQWIIQTALRNFAQLRQAGFQGSLSINLAPNNLRDPHLAGFISNALAVWSIPAEKVIFEITESAVIEEFEMALKQLQQIKEMGSRLALDDFGTGYSSLAYLKRLPIDELKIDRSFIMNLATDADDRAIVQSIIELAHRLQLNVVAEGVETAAEKEVLQHFGCNAIQGFYYSKPLILSEIQSYLQQRAPQ, from the coding sequence ATGCCGCAGCGCCCTATCGACAGTATTTCATCTGCCATCACGCCGCGGCATTTACTGGATGAATCCATCACTCAGGGCATTGAGCTATCAGGCACACACAGAAAAAGTGCCGTCATTTACCTAGAATTACGGCATTTACATCCGGGGCACTATCGCGACCGGCTGATTGAGCTGATGGTTAGCCGTCTCAAAACTGTCCTGCGCAATGGTGATCTGCTGTTTCAATTGGATTCTCACTCGGTCGTGCTGCTGTTGAATCAGCTCAGTGGGCTCAGTCACGCCACCCTAGCCGCACATCGTGCACAGCAAGTTTTGCAAGAAGCCAGTGCAGATGGGCAGAAACTCTACCCACAAATCGGCATTGCAATCGCCCCCGATCATGGCGTGGATAGCGAAGCATTGATCGATGCCGCCAAACTAGCGGCTCATCAGTTTGCCCAAGAGCATATTGGAATTTACGACCCGGAACGCGACTGGCTAGGTCAACAATTGCTGCGGCTGGAAATTCCCTTGCGCGAAGCGTTGCACCAAAATGCCTTTCATTTAGCATTCCAGCCTCAAGTAGATCAGCAAACCACGCTCACCACAGGGCTGGAAGTTTTGCTCCGCTGGGACAACCCGATCTTGGGCAGTATTTCGCCTTACGAAATCATCAGCGTCACCGAGCATCTAGGGCTGATGGATAGACTGACACAGTGGATTATTCAAACCGCCTTGCGCAATTTTGCTCAACTTAGGCAGGCTGGTTTTCAAGGCAGTTTAAGCATTAATTTGGCGCCCAATAATCTGCGCGACCCACATTTGGCAGGGTTCATTTCTAACGCGCTGGCGGTCTGGAGCATTCCCGCCGAGAAAGTTATTTTTGAAATTACCGAATCGGCGGTAATCGAAGAGTTTGAAATGGCGCTCAAACAGCTACAGCAAATCAAAGAGATGGGCTCGCGCTTGGCACTGGATGATTTTGGTACCGGCTATTCGTCACTGGCTTATTTAAAACGCCTCCCCATCGACGAGTTGAAAATCGATCGCAGTTTTATTATGAATCTAGCCACCGATGCCGATGATCGAGCGATTGTGCAAAGCATTATCGAATTGGCTCATCGCCTACAGCTCAATGTTGTTGCAGAAGGCGTAGAAACCGCCGCGGAAAAAGAAGTGCTGCAACATTTTGGCTGCAACGCAATCCAAGGTTTTTACTACAGCAAGCCGCTGATCCTGAGCGAGATTCAATCCTACCTGCAACAGCGAGCGCCCCAATGA
- a CDS encoding deoxyguanosinetriphosphate triphosphohydrolase: MSMQWQQLLSAQRLGVDDTGSSDTEAGRSNYHKDHDRIVFCSPFRRMGRKTQVHPMTENDHVHTRLTHSIEVACVGRSLGVLIGERLQGELPAHITPYDLGGIVQAACLAHDIGNPPFGHAGEYAIRDWFRRPEHAYLMQNLSAQERRDLMTYEGNAQGFRIITQLENHRFEGGLRLTYATLGATLKYPWTSEHAGGKGKFSCYESERSILQHVAQTLGLPEISAGKWARHPLSYLMEAADDICYAILDLEDGIEIGMLPYETVEPLLMKICGGERSLLELEVAAAPSTRRKISLLRGKAIDRCIREVANTFMANYQRLMEGSYQGDLLNDCPYTMRQGINEAKQLARDRIFNERRKIEIEVGSFTCLDILLDAFCKASYELKVSSHMPFRMKRVLDLMEYNAPRKDWPLYETYRRVLDFIGGMTDNYATYLAQQVGGMGR; the protein is encoded by the coding sequence ATGAGCATGCAATGGCAACAACTACTGAGCGCGCAACGACTTGGCGTAGATGACACGGGCAGCAGCGACACCGAAGCCGGGCGCAGCAATTACCATAAAGACCACGACCGGATCGTATTCTGTTCTCCATTTCGTCGCATGGGGCGTAAAACGCAAGTTCACCCAATGACCGAAAATGACCACGTTCATACCCGGCTAACGCACAGTATTGAAGTCGCCTGTGTAGGCCGCAGCTTGGGGGTATTGATTGGTGAACGCTTGCAAGGCGAATTACCCGCGCATATCACGCCTTATGATCTGGGTGGCATCGTGCAGGCGGCTTGCCTCGCTCACGATATTGGCAACCCGCCATTCGGCCATGCTGGCGAATATGCTATTCGCGATTGGTTCCGTCGCCCCGAGCATGCCTACCTAATGCAAAACCTCAGCGCACAAGAGCGGCGCGATCTAATGACTTACGAAGGCAATGCGCAGGGGTTTCGCATTATTACACAGCTGGAAAATCATCGTTTTGAAGGCGGGCTGCGTTTAACTTATGCCACGCTGGGCGCCACACTCAAATACCCTTGGACCAGTGAACATGCGGGTGGCAAGGGTAAATTCAGTTGCTACGAATCCGAGCGCAGTATTTTGCAGCACGTCGCGCAGACCTTAGGGCTGCCAGAAATCAGCGCTGGCAAATGGGCGCGCCACCCATTGTCATACCTGATGGAAGCTGCGGATGATATTTGTTACGCCATTTTGGATTTGGAAGATGGCATTGAAATTGGCATGCTGCCTTATGAAACGGTAGAGCCATTGTTAATGAAAATTTGTGGTGGCGAACGCAGTTTACTAGAGCTGGAAGTAGCAGCAGCGCCATCGACCCGGCGCAAAATATCGCTACTGCGTGGCAAAGCGATTGACCGCTGTATTCGTGAAGTAGCCAATACATTTATGGCAAATTATCAGCGCCTGATGGAGGGCAGCTATCAGGGAGATTTACTCAATGATTGCCCCTACACCATGCGGCAAGGCATTAATGAAGCAAAGCAACTGGCGCGGGATCGTATTTTCAATGAGCGGCGCAAAATTGAAATTGAAGTGGGCTCATTTACCTGCCTTGATATTTTGCTCGATGCCTTCTGCAAAGCTTCGTATGAGCTCAAAGTCAGCTCCCATATGCCTTTTCGCATGAAACGGGTGCTAGACCTAATGGAATACAACGCGCCGCGTAAAGACTGGCCACTGTACGAAACATATCGCCGCGTGCTGGATTTTATCGGTGGCATGACCGATAACTATGCCACTTACCTAGCACAACAAGTTGGCGGCATGGGCAGGTAA